CGAACTATTTCAACGAGGTGTAGGAGACTCTACGGACATTGTCCAAAAGGAAATGTACACATTTGAAGATCGTGGTGGCAGGAGCCTTACATTAAGACCGGAAGGAACAGCCTCCGTTGTTCGTGCATTCGTTGAAAACAAACTATTTGGTTCAGCAATTCAACCAGTAAAGCTTTATTACTTTGGACAGATGTTCCGTTATGAACGTCCACAGAAAGGGCGGATGCGCCAGTTAAATCAGTTTGGCGTAGAAGCAATGGGAAGTGCAGATCCTGCAGTGGATGCAGAAGTTATCGATTTGGCAATGACAGTTTACAAAGAACTTGGCCTAACGTCATTGAAGCTTGTTATCAATAGCTTAGGTGATAGTGAAAGCCGTAAAAATTATCGGGAAGCCTTAATTGAACATTTTTCACCACATAAAGAGGAATTGTGCAAAGATTGTCAAACACGATTGACACAGAATCCATTGCGTATATTGGATTGTAAGAAAGACCGCGATCACCCATCAATGAAATCTGCACCATCCATGCTGGAGTTTTTAAATGAGGAATCCAGAACTTATTTTGAAAAAGTCAAAACCTACCTTGATCAGATGGATATTCCATACACAGTGGATAAAAATCTGGTTCGCGGGTTAGATTATTATAACCATACGGCATTTGAGATTATGAGTGAAGCTGCGGGATTTGGCTCGATTACTACTTTGGCTGGAGGCGGCAGGTACAACGGTCTTGTGGAAGACCTAGGTGGACCAAACACACCGGGAATTGGTTTCGGAATGGGAATTGAGAGACTATTGATGGCACTTGAAGCGGAAAATATAACATTGCCGGTTGAACAGCAACTGGATAGCTTTATTGTTGCTTTTGGTGAAAAAGCCGAGATGGAGTCTGTTCGTCTTGTCCACTTATTACGTGAAAATGGCGTTCAAGTAGATCGTGATTATCAGGGACGTAAAATGAAGGGTCAGTTTAAGGCTGCCGATCGTGTTCATGCCAAATTTGTTCTTATTTTGGGTGACGAAGAAGTAGATAATCAGGTGATTAATGTCAAGCATATGCAAACTGGTGATCAAACCGAAGTAGCTATTTCAGATATTATATCTTATATGCAAACTGTAACAAAGGAAATGGGAGGTATTTCATAATGGCAAGTGAAGCAAGACGTTTAGCAGGCTCATTGCGAAC
This Virgibacillus phasianinus DNA region includes the following protein-coding sequences:
- the hisS gene encoding histidine--tRNA ligase, with protein sequence MNIKAPRGTVDILPEQAKNWQYVERVIKNVCDRFHFNEIRTPLFEHTELFQRGVGDSTDIVQKEMYTFEDRGGRSLTLRPEGTASVVRAFVENKLFGSAIQPVKLYYFGQMFRYERPQKGRMRQLNQFGVEAMGSADPAVDAEVIDLAMTVYKELGLTSLKLVINSLGDSESRKNYREALIEHFSPHKEELCKDCQTRLTQNPLRILDCKKDRDHPSMKSAPSMLEFLNEESRTYFEKVKTYLDQMDIPYTVDKNLVRGLDYYNHTAFEIMSEAAGFGSITTLAGGGRYNGLVEDLGGPNTPGIGFGMGIERLLMALEAENITLPVEQQLDSFIVAFGEKAEMESVRLVHLLRENGVQVDRDYQGRKMKGQFKAADRVHAKFVLILGDEEVDNQVINVKHMQTGDQTEVAISDIISYMQTVTKEMGGIS